The DNA window ATGTCGCTTGTAGAAAAAACTTTTTTTCCTGCTCTTTTCTTCTATATTCTGGTATTGTGATCTACTTTTTGATAAAAAATATTTTTGTTTTACGGAAGTAACTTTAGTAACTCCAGTAACTTTTTTGTTAAGCTTGAAAAACCAGTTAATATATTATTCTTGAGTAATGTCTGAAATGATAACTGTAATGTGTTTTTAACATAAGCAAATAGTAATTAAACAGTTGTGATTTTCGCTTTTACCAAATGAAAAACCAGATCAGTTACTAGAGTTACTAAAGTTACTCTCCAGAAAAACATTTTTTTTATGACAGTTTTATTAAGAAGTTTCAATAAATACTGCCAACTGGTTTTGTGCAACTCTATCCACAATCAAACCTAATGTCTTTAACTGTTTTATAAAATTGGTTTTCTTAAAAGGTACATTCCCCTCATCTGTGCAAAAGACTCTGTATTCATAGTAGAGTTCTTTAATGAGCCTATATCTTTTTAAACTGCTTTGATATTCATGATCATTTAAAAACATTTGTACGCTGTTGCTTTCCATTCTGTAATTTTCAACAGCTTTTTGTGCTGCTTCACATTCAGAAAACTGTTTTTGTTCCAATAACCTGTTTAATCCCTCCAGTACCCAGTTAAAAACTCCTGAGAGTTCATTTTCAATGATTTTGGTATGGAGGTTTTTATCCTGCTCTTCCGGTGGAATGGTTACATCAAAAGGAATAATTAAAAATCTTCTGAAATAGGCATTGGTATGCTCTACATCTTTAGGCAGCTCATTGCAGTTAAAAATAAGCTTGGAATATTGTTTTAAGATGAATGGCTCTCCATACGGTAAACGGGCTTCTACGGGTTCTCCAGAAACGAGCTGTTTAAAGGTTGAGGCTTCCAGGTTTCCATTAATTTCACTGGCATAGTTCACCAGTTTATTAGCAATCTTTGCCCTAAAATATCCGTTTTCATTGGTTAGACTTTGAAGAGAGTAACTGCTTACATTTTCCTCACCCAGGAGGGAATTAACTATCTCAAAGAAGACACTTTTCCCATTGGCACCTGTTCCATAGAGTATGAGTGCCTTTTCCTCTTTCAAAGCATTACTACCATGTTTGATAAATACAAAACCAAAGTACTCAGCTAAGACCCTTTGGCGCTCCATGTCCGGTAAAACTTTATTTAAATACGCTTTAAATAATGGGGCTTCTGCTTTAGGATCGTAGATAAATGGGAGTTGATAGCTTATAAAATCATCGCGGTTAAAGGCTCGTAATTGGGTTCCCTGGGAACTAATTTCAAAAGTTCCGTTTAAAAGGTTGATCAGTACCTCATCTTTTTTACTTTCAGGAGTAGGTAAATAAGCAGTGGCTAAAAACTGTTTAAATAATTGTTCCCGGAATAGGTAAAACCTTGCTGAAAATTTAGTGACTCCCATTTCTTCTGAGGTTTCTCCCAAAAACTTCTGGAAGGCTTCTTTATCCAGTTCACTCCAGAAATTGCCATTGTAGAGATAAATAAAATCGTGATTCTTACACAAACCCCAACGATTCTTTTCTGCCAGTCTCAATACATTTTCAATAGATAGAATCAAATAATGTTTGAGAGTAAGTTTGAGCCGGGCCAGTTCTTTACGGATGAGGTTGGCCTGTTCGCTTTCCCTTGGGAGCTTCTCTAGCTCTTTTCTGAGCTCCCCGACCTGTGGAAAGGTCAAGAGCTGAAAATCCAACTGCTCAAACTGAGCTTTTAACGCTTGCAGTACCTGGTCGTGGGGAGTTACCTGAGGACGTGAGTTTAACAACTCCTCCATGTGGTTTGTAAAAGTAGCAGGATTGTTGAGGTCTTCAAATACAGGAGTGAGTTTCATAAGGTATCTGTATATAATGGATTTTACTTCAGTCTGTTTTGGTTGATCAGCTCATCAATCTCATTTCTTTTGAAATAGACTCTGTTTCCAAGGCCATAGGCAATGAGAGTTCCTTCTTTTCTCCAGCGGTGAAGGGTACTTAAGTCAATGGAGAGAATTTTGCAAACTTCCTGACGGCTCAGGTAGTGGGTAGGTTCTTTGGGTTGAAATTCCTGTTTGAGCTGCTCTTTTAGCTCAGGAATGATTTCTTCTTTAATCTCTTTGATTAATTCCGATGGCGTAGTGGCTATAAACTGTATTGCACTCATAATAAATTGTTTTTAATTGTTGAGTACAAAATTGGAGTATTGCAAGGTGCAAGTGTTATCCAGTTTTGGTAACAGTGTATCCAGTTTTGATGCTATAATATTGATCTTCAGCACGATATATCTTAAAAAAACATTCCCCGAAAATAAGCTTCGGGGAATAGAGTACATTCTACCTAAAAACAAAAACTATTTTTCTAACTGTTGGGAGGAAGGGATTTTAAAAAGATTCTGTTTATCATTACTAAACTTATTTTGGGTAAATAAGCACTGTCTGACACTTTCTAAGGGAGGCTGAAACTCTTCCTTGGTAAATTCAAAGTGATCTAAAATCATTTTTGCTGTTCCCTGTACATTGAGGCTGCCATTTTTACGCTGAGGTTCAATATACCCCTTATCCATAAGCTCCGTTAAAATATATCCCAAAGCCTGTAAACTGCCATTAACTTTTATTTTAGGTACATAAGAAATCTGCGGGGGCTGCTCTTCAGCATTTTTTTCTACATCTGCTTTTGCCCCGGATTTTACCCTATGGTAAATACTCCATTGAAAGGCCTTTAATGCTTTTAGTCTCCAATCAATGTACTCTGCTATCCTCACAATAGCAAAATTAAAATTTCGAAATAGTGATTCACTAACCTCCTTACCATGCAAAGGCATATAAGCTTTTAAGAATGGAAGGGCTTTCTGATGAAGGCTATAATCAATCTGATACCCGAAAAATTCATCATATTTAATAATCTCTTCATTATTCATATAGTCATGCAATGTTTTATTTTCAGGAAAAATAGTATGAGTGGCTTTGAAATATTTATGTATTTTATCTACAATATGCCCGGCATATTGCATCATGGTAACTTTCTTCCACTCAAGCACATTTTGATTTTCATCCCAAAATACTTTTTTCTTCTTTCCGTCCTGATATGCTGCAATAAATCTACACTCACTTTTTTCATGATAAGGGAAAATACAGTCAGTAAGGGTAATGGTAATATCAGGGATTAATTGATCCTGCGTGCAATCATAATCTAAAAAGTAATGATATTGGCCTACCAGCTCTTTTAAAAAATCTACCTCATCGGAATCACCGTAATATCCAAACCACTTAGAGAGGTCTGTGGGGTAATTCTTTTCAAATTCTTTATAACTTAAATAAAACGGGATTTCCATAACTTGTGATTTGGAATGCTAAGGTATAAAGCAAATGCGTCAAAGTATGGCGCATTATAATTTACTTGTATATCAATTTTCGAAGTCTAAAAAAATTTGGAAAATTGGAATGTTATTTTTTCCTTTCAATGAGATAGCTCTTAAAAAAAATGTTTTTTTGGAGAGTAACTTGAGTAACTCTGGTAACTTTTTTTATGAAAAATAATTTTGTTTTTTCTGCGACACATCCGGCACGTGCGACACAAGCAGAATCTTAAATAAGCATTAAATCGCTATATTGTAATGTTTTATGTTTTTTTATTTGCTTTGGGTCTCATAGATTTTAATATTTAGATCTATTTTTGATACATTCAAGCAATGTGAGTTTTTATGTCGTTAATATTTCTATTGTTGAGCTTATTCAAACGGTACTTCTTGAACTTCTACCTTATTTATATATTTTCAATACATATACGATTGTAAACACAATGCTCTATTCATGGTGATAAGCTTTTGGAATAAATACAATCCAGAATCAATGCTCATAAATTTTGAAGTTAAGTCTATAGAGATTAGACAATTTTGAACGATCTTATAAAATTTTGTTTTAAATTTAGATATTATATCAACGTATACAAAAGAAATTTTTGAGTTATGAAACTACCTATTGAATTAGGAGATAAGTATATAAACACAGTCCTTTCTAACTTTTCCTTAGAAAATCTTTCGGGTGAAAAATGGAAATGGATAGAAGATTTTGAAAATTATGCTATTTCAAATTACGGACGGATAAAAAGCTTGGAACGATGGGTTGCAACTCCCAACGGAGGAATGCAAAAACTATCAGATAGAATTTTAAAACCACAAGCCTTCAGATATTTTAACAAATATCTAAATACTCATTTTTATAATGTGAGATGTAACCTCTGTGTTGAAGGGAAAATATATGGAAAATCAGTAGCTCGTTTGGTCTACTATCATTTTGTTGAAAAATTTGACATGGACGATCTTTCATTTCGTATGTCTTTTAAAGATGATAATCGATTTAATGTACATTTTAGCAATCTAGAGAAGTTAACTGCCAATAAGGTACGTAGTAAAGCACTGAACAAAGGCAGAGGAAAGAAGGGGAATTATCAGCAGACAGTGAGCCAATACACAGTTGAAGGTGATTTTGTAGCTACCTATGAAAATATTTATGCAGCAAGTGAAAGTCTCGGAATCTCTCCCCCTCATATTTTAGCTGTCATTAATAGAAAAAGGACTACTGCAGGAAAATTTCGATGGTTTGCCAAAGATTATACACTTACTAAAGAAGATTTTATACCGGAAACTAAAAGTAAACCTGAAAAGGCCCTCAATATAAGACTTTGGAAAAGACTCGGACAGCCGCCAATTGATGAAAATAATCCTCCAGCCTGTATGAATTTATTGCTCAAAACTCTTCCTGGTGAAAGTTGGCAGCCACTTCCCAATCTTGAACAATATTTTGAGATTTCAAATAAAGGGAGAGTAAAACGATTAAACAGCTGGACACAAAATAGAAATAAAACTTTTTGGAAAGAACATATCATCTCGCTCTTTGTTCACAGGTCTGATAGTGAAAAATATTTTCTTTACACTAAGTTAAGTTGTAATGGAAAAAGCTATACTATAGCAATTACCCGAATGCTTTATTATTGTTTTATTGAAAAATTTGATCTCAAAAATAGGAATCTGGTAATTGTAAACGGAAATGATTCACAATGGGATATCGATATTTTGAAACTCTCCTTACAGTCCATTAATGATATACTTACAGAAAGAAATAAAACCAAGATCAGAAAAATACTTAATTCAAAAAAAGTATTCAACGATTCTCTCTGGGAGAAACTGAATAGGCCCCGGATTAATATGAAAAATCCACCTGCTATTTTGGATCTATCTCTAAGAGATTTACCAGATGAATATTGGAAACCATTACCTGGTTTTGGCGGTAAATATGTTATTTCCAATAAAGGAAGGATAAAACGATTAAGCGGATGGACCGTTGGCACTCATTTCTATGAAGAAGATCAGATTCTCTCTCTCTGCTTAAAGAAAGCTGAGTCCCCCTATCTTTATTTTCGGCTGCACGCCAAGGAAGATATAAACCCAAAAGTGCTTACACGAATTCTTTATTTTTGTTTTGTTGAAGAATTTGACCTAAATAACAGAACGTTGCGGATAGTTAATGAAAATGAAAGCTTATTGGATATAGATCTATCTAAACTTTCATTACGCTTTATTACAAATGCATTTAATAAAAAGGAAAAATAAGATCCAAGCCTCCAAAAAAGATAGTATTCAAATGATTTGGCCTAGTAATAGATGATTATAAAGCCTGCCTGTTTTGATTTTTTATTTCCCTGAATGTTTTTGCCGTATTTAAAGCGTGGTCGGATGAGGTTTTACCGATGTATTGTAGAAAGGTCGTTTCTGTCTTGTGTCCTGTAATAGCCATGATTTGGGGTGTGGTAAATCTTTTATCTCCATAAAAATTAGTAGCAAAGCTTCTTCTGCAAATATGGCTGCTTACCAGATTGTATTTTGCCGTTTCTCTGATTTCGTTTCTTTTTAATTCATCATTATAAATCCTGCCTTTCATGAGTTGATGGATTCCTGAGAGTTCACATACTTTTTTAATATGCTCATTAAAGAGGGTGGCATTGCTATTGAGGGTTGATCCTCTGAATAAAGGAGGAAAACCTCCATCATATTTTTGTAGAATATGCTCCACCTCATCATGGATGGGAATACTCACGTGTTTGCCTGTCTTGATTTGGATCAAATCTATAAACATGAAACTCTCACCATCAGAATCCGTCTTCTTGAAAATCTTTGTTTTTTTCATATCCAATAGATCACTCACACGCTGGCCTGTATAACAACCAATCAGAAGCCAGTCCCGGGCATGGAGTAAATCTTCCCCTATAATTTGTGCCTTTTTAATTCTTGATATTTCCTCAAAACTTAAAAATACTTTTATCGAGGGAACTTCTTCAATGATCAATCCACTAATCTGAGGATGAATAGTTTTTCCATTTCCCCGAGCATCATATAATATCGTTTTGAAATTCTTTAAGATTCTATTCGAGGTAGATTCCATACACCTTAAATCATCCATGATCCAGTTCTTAAACTCAAACATCACTCTTTTGTCTATCTCAGAAAATACATAATTCTTTTTTTGAAACTTTTGAAAACGTGAAAATTTATCCTCAAGTGTTACATAATGAGCATCAGTCGTCTTTTTGGATTTGGCCAATTGGCGAAGCTCATTATAACCCCTCATATAATTGACCACAATATTATCATCCGTTTTTATATCCACTCTTGAAAAAAAGGTAGTTATTTTCTTTTTAAGCCAATGGCTATCAAATAAAACACCAGCGGCAAAATCCTGATTATATTCCTTCAGTACAAAGTTTTTTAAATCATTTAAATCAGATACCAGGTTTTTATTCTCTGGATTATTTTGTTTGGGTAGAGAGGTTTTATCGCTCCAATCTATAGAGTTAATCTGTAAACCTGTGGCATTACGCATTTTCAGGGACTTTGAAACGGATAATTGCATCTGAATAACGCTGTTCTTTGTTTTTGATCGTAAGTAATAAGTAACCGTTGCCATCTGTTTATATATTAAGGTATAAACAAATATACAAAACTGATATATTGTGTCAAAATTTGTGTCAATATTTTTACATATCAATGGAACTATATAAAATATATTGCAATGGAAAATAAAACGAAAAACACTATATATGTACTGTATATACAAATTCGAGCTCAATTTCACTATCATTACAGAAAATAGCATATTGCATACTTGTAGTTCCTACGGAAATCAAAGATTCGACGAAGTCAATGACAATGTTTGTATGTATCATGTATTTTGTGACGCCAACTTGTTTTGTCATTTCGTAGAAATCTAAGTATCATTTTGGTTGGATAGGATTAATCAATAATTACAACTTTCTTAAAATGAATATTAGTCTTCGATTGTTCCAAAACTTCTGGTTTTAATTCGCCCGGTTTTTCTCATCGAACTTCACATTACGCTCCGTTCCTTTTATTTTTTTATTTCCGAAAGTATAAGTAGCCGACACCGTAAGTCTTCTTGCATCATAATAGTTGTTGAAAGAATGAGTTCCCGTCGTATAAAAGATTTGCCCCCTGCTCCTCGATTGTTTAAAAATATCAGATACCAGCACATTGATCTGAAGACTTTTTTCCATAAGATTTAGCTTCAGCCCGGAAGTTACATTTCCGGTATACTCCCAGTGTATCATTTCAAAATTAGACGGTAAACGGAACCAGTAGTTAAGCACAAACTGAATTGTTTTGCTTTTGTTGAGGGAAAGATTGTTCTGAAAATCAAAATCAAACCCATTTCCTTTTCTGGAAGCAGCATCTGTTGCAAATACTTTTGTTTCCATATATGAAAGATCTGCAGAATAATTGGCTTCCCAGCGTTTGAAGAATGTATCAGAATAATTCAGGGTAAGTCCAACACTGTTCTGATTAAAGAAATTAGCGAAAGTACTGATCCTGTTTTCTCCGCTAAGGTTTACAATCTGGCTGAATCCATCCAAGGTTCTCTGGAAATAAGCTGAAGCAGATAATTTTCCTTTATATACATAGGAAAGTTCAAAATTATGGTTAATAGAAGGCTTCAGGAAGGGATTTCCTGTAAAATAAGAATTGATATTGATATACCACCGGTATGGATTGATGGCACGGAACCCGGGTCTGTTGATCCTTTTTGAATACGTAAGACTGAATGTATTACTTTCATTACTTTTATAAGAGACATAAGCCGTTGGAAAGAACTTCCCGTAGGAATTTTCCGATTGTTGCCCCGAAGTCAGAGAATTTCCTGTGACCGTAGCATATTCGTACCGTAATCCTGCCTTGGCAGACCATTTTTCATTGAAAGACTTCTCAAAACTGATATAAGCGGCATAATTTTTTTCATTGTACTTAAATGCATTACTTTTTTCAGGATCGGTGATATAATTCCCATCGGTGAAATTTTTATAGGATATTTCTGAATTATTATCAAAATTGGTAAACTTCACCCCTGCTTCTGTCTTTGCCCATTGATAAGGCAAGGTCAAATCAGCCTGCCCTGAATAAATTTTATAATCTACCATAGAAGGTGATTTTACCGTAAACTGATCTCCGGAATTTTCCGTTGTCATAAAATCAATTGTCGTCTTGGGAACGTTAGAAAAATAATTTCCGGTGATGCTCAATTTATTGTCTTGTTTTCCAAATTTAAGATCATAATAAGCACTGATCGTTTGCTGAACACTCCTACCCCTGTGCTCAGCTGAAGTCAGTAAGGTATTGGTATAATTTCCATTCTGAAAATAATCTGAAGTATTCACAATATCCATATTAGAATGCCCGAATCCATAATCGTAAATAAATCCCATATTTGATCTGGAACTCAGTAAATAATCAACACTTACATTAGCGCCTAATCCGTCTCCAAAATCCCTTCTGTCGTCAGAACTTTTAAGACCGTCTGCTCCATCTATCCTGTAATTTTCGTAAGAATGCTTTTCATATTTATTTTGTCTCAATTTAATCGAGGAACGCAGCTTTTCATTCTGATAATTCACCGTTACACTGTTTGAAAATCCTGTATAAGTCTGCTGCTGGAGTGATGTTGTAAGACTTCCGCTCCATCCGAGATTCTGATTTTTCTTCAAAACAATATTGATGAGGCCACTGTTTCCCTGAGCTTCATATTTGGCGGGAGGTGTAGTGATTACTTCTATTTTTTCAATATTTTCGGATCGTAAACTTTTAAGATAGGTCACCAGTTCACTTCCAGATAGATTCAGTATTCTTTCATTGATCATAATAGTGACGCCGCTTTTCCCTGCGATCGAAATTCCGGTATTGTCATCCACTTTAATCAGCGGTGTGGCAGCCATAGCCTCTGCACCATCCATTCCCTGAGAGGCAACCGAATTAACGATATTGAAAACCAATCGGTCAGCTTTTCTTTCAATCAGTTTTTTTCTGGCAGTGAGCGTTACGCCTTCAATTTGTTTTTCCTTTTTATTCTCAATAGAAAAATCCTGTTTTACATCTCCATTGATTAACATATCAATAGTGGATATTTCTGAACCATCCTGTATCAGCTTAATATTGTAGTTTCCGTTTTCTAAAACTTTCAGAGAGTAATTTCCGCTTTCATCAGAAATTGCGGTATGTTTTTTTTGATCTTTAACAGCTATTACCTCAACGTACGACAGCGTTTTTCCGGATTGAGTGATCTTACCCGTTAGCGTCTGGGAAAATGCCAGCATCGGTAACTGCAGCATTACAGCAAGTACAATTTTCTTCATTGATTCTACTAGTTTTTAATAAGACAAACCATCTCTGCCCTTTATTACATCTATTTTGTGGTTTTTCGATATATTAGCTTTTATAAAATTTAAATATGAAAAGAAATCTGGTTGCATTTTCCCTGTTTATTACTCAGATTATTTGGGCTCAAAACTATTCTCAATACGTAAATCCTTTCATCGGAACCGGAGGCCACGGACATACTTTTCCCGGAGCCATTATCCCGTTCGGAATGGTACAGCTTTCCCCGGATACCAGAATTGACGGCAGCTGGGACGGATGCAGCGGATATCATTATTCAGATTCTCTCATCTATGGATTCTCTCATACTCACCTGAACGGAACCGGAGTTTCAGATTATGGGGATATTATGCTGATGCCGACGATGGGAAATCCGAGCTTGAGCAGTAAAGATTATTCGTCAAAATTTTCTCATAAAAATGAAAAGGCTGCAGCAGGATTTTATACAGTGAAATTAGATAAAAACAATATTGATGTTCGTCTTACAACAACAAAAAGAGTCGGCTATCATGAATATACTTTCAATAATACCGGGAATGCCAATATTATTTTAGATCTTAATCATCGGGATAAATTGCTTGAAGGTGAGGTTAAAATTATTGACGATAAGACCATTGAAGTATTCCGGAGGAGTGAAGCCTGGGCCACTAATCAATATATCTACGCCAGAATAGAATTTTCAAAACCAATGAAGATCTCTAAAAAAGAAGTGAATGGAAAACAGGACAACAACCTTTTTACCGGAACAAGACTTGCACTGGCCTTTTCAACCGATGTTAAGAAAGGAGAAAAAATCCAGATAAAAGTAGCAATTTCTCCAACAGGTTATGAAGGAGCAGGGAAAAATATGCTGGCAGAAGGACAAGCTAAAGATTTTGAATCTGTAAAAAAACAAGCGCAAACTGACTGGGATAAGGAGCTATCAAAAATTGAAGTAAAATCTGATGACAAAAATAAGCTCGCTACTTTTTATACAGCTCTTTATCATGTTTTTACACAACCCAATATCAATATGGATGTTGATGGGAGATACAGAGGCCGAGATAATAAGCTTTATACAGCTAAAGACTTCGATTATTACACGGTATTTTCACTTTGGGATACCTTCAGAGCAGCGCACCCACTAATGACTTTAATTGATAGAAAAAGAACATCCGATTTTATCAATACATTCATCAAACAATACGAACAGGGCGGGAAACTTCCGGTCTGGGAACTGGCTTCCAATGAAACAGAATGCATGATCGGCTACCACGCTGTTTCTGTAATTGCTGATGCGATGGCTAAAGGAATCAAAGGTTTTGATTATGAAAAAGCATTTCAGGCTTCTAAAAACTCTGCCATGCTGGATATTTTTGGTTTAAATGCCTACAAACAGAATAACTATATCAGCATGGATGATGAATCTGAAAGTGTTTCCAAAACCGTGGAATATGCTTATGATGACTGGTGTATTGCTCAAATGGCAAAGATTTTAGGCAAAAAAGATGATTACCAGTATTTTATGAAACGTTCTCAGAACTGGAAAAATCTTTATAACCCCAACAATGGTTTTATGCAACCCAGAAAGAATGGAAACTGGTATGAGCCTTTTGATCCGCGAGAAGTAAATAATAATTATACCGAGGGGAATTCATGGCATTATTCCTACTCAGTGCAACAGGATATTCCGGGACTTATAGCAGCACATGGCGGAAAAGAAAAGTTTGAACAGTTTATTGATGCCATCTTTGCGGCTCCGGATAAAACGACAGGAAGAGAGCAGGTGGACATTACGGGTCTTATCGGCCAGTATGCACAGGGTAATGAGCCAAGCCATCATATTGCTTACCTCTATAATTTTGTGGATAAACCTGAAAAAACTGATGCTAAAATCAAATATATTCTGGATAATTTCTATAAAAACACGCCGGACGGATTAATCGGAAATGAAGATTGCGGCCAGATGAGCGCCTGGTATATTTTGAGTGCTATGGGCATTTACTCAGTAACACCGGGATTACCGGAATGGGAAACGACGACTCCTTATTTTGACGAAATTAAAATCCATCTTGAAGACGGAACCACCAGAACTATCACAAAAAATACAGGAAAAGCAGAGCTTAAAAAGCTAGGATTTGAAAATATACAACCTTCAAAGGACTTGAAGTATGCCCAACTTACAACGTCTCCGGTTATTGTAGCCGATAGAATTTTCG is part of the Chryseobacterium lactis genome and encodes:
- a CDS encoding helix-turn-helix domain-containing protein translates to MSAIQFIATTPSELIKEIKEEIIPELKEQLKQEFQPKEPTHYLSRQEVCKILSIDLSTLHRWRKEGTLIAYGLGNRVYFKRNEIDELINQNRLK
- a CDS encoding DNA primase family protein, translating into MKLTPVFEDLNNPATFTNHMEELLNSRPQVTPHDQVLQALKAQFEQLDFQLLTFPQVGELRKELEKLPRESEQANLIRKELARLKLTLKHYLILSIENVLRLAEKNRWGLCKNHDFIYLYNGNFWSELDKEAFQKFLGETSEEMGVTKFSARFYLFREQLFKQFLATAYLPTPESKKDEVLINLLNGTFEISSQGTQLRAFNRDDFISYQLPFIYDPKAEAPLFKAYLNKVLPDMERQRVLAEYFGFVFIKHGSNALKEEKALILYGTGANGKSVFFEIVNSLLGEENVSSYSLQSLTNENGYFRAKIANKLVNYASEINGNLEASTFKQLVSGEPVEARLPYGEPFILKQYSKLIFNCNELPKDVEHTNAYFRRFLIIPFDVTIPPEEQDKNLHTKIIENELSGVFNWVLEGLNRLLEQKQFSECEAAQKAVENYRMESNSVQMFLNDHEYQSSLKRYRLIKELYYEYRVFCTDEGNVPFKKTNFIKQLKTLGLIVDRVAQNQLAVFIETS
- a CDS encoding NUMOD4 domain-containing protein; its protein translation is MKLPIELGDKYINTVLSNFSLENLSGEKWKWIEDFENYAISNYGRIKSLERWVATPNGGMQKLSDRILKPQAFRYFNKYLNTHFYNVRCNLCVEGKIYGKSVARLVYYHFVEKFDMDDLSFRMSFKDDNRFNVHFSNLEKLTANKVRSKALNKGRGKKGNYQQTVSQYTVEGDFVATYENIYAASESLGISPPHILAVINRKRTTAGKFRWFAKDYTLTKEDFIPETKSKPEKALNIRLWKRLGQPPIDENNPPACMNLLLKTLPGESWQPLPNLEQYFEISNKGRVKRLNSWTQNRNKTFWKEHIISLFVHRSDSEKYFLYTKLSCNGKSYTIAITRMLYYCFIEKFDLKNRNLVIVNGNDSQWDIDILKLSLQSINDILTERNKTKIRKILNSKKVFNDSLWEKLNRPRINMKNPPAILDLSLRDLPDEYWKPLPGFGGKYVISNKGRIKRLSGWTVGTHFYEEDQILSLCLKKAESPYLYFRLHAKEDINPKVLTRILYFCFVEEFDLNNRTLRIVNENESLLDIDLSKLSLRFITNAFNKKEK
- a CDS encoding GH92 family glycosyl hydrolase, with product MKRNLVAFSLFITQIIWAQNYSQYVNPFIGTGGHGHTFPGAIIPFGMVQLSPDTRIDGSWDGCSGYHYSDSLIYGFSHTHLNGTGVSDYGDIMLMPTMGNPSLSSKDYSSKFSHKNEKAAAGFYTVKLDKNNIDVRLTTTKRVGYHEYTFNNTGNANIILDLNHRDKLLEGEVKIIDDKTIEVFRRSEAWATNQYIYARIEFSKPMKISKKEVNGKQDNNLFTGTRLALAFSTDVKKGEKIQIKVAISPTGYEGAGKNMLAEGQAKDFESVKKQAQTDWDKELSKIEVKSDDKNKLATFYTALYHVFTQPNINMDVDGRYRGRDNKLYTAKDFDYYTVFSLWDTFRAAHPLMTLIDRKRTSDFINTFIKQYEQGGKLPVWELASNETECMIGYHAVSVIADAMAKGIKGFDYEKAFQASKNSAMLDIFGLNAYKQNNYISMDDESESVSKTVEYAYDDWCIAQMAKILGKKDDYQYFMKRSQNWKNLYNPNNGFMQPRKNGNWYEPFDPREVNNNYTEGNSWHYSYSVQQDIPGLIAAHGGKEKFEQFIDAIFAAPDKTTGREQVDITGLIGQYAQGNEPSHHIAYLYNFVDKPEKTDAKIKYILDNFYKNTPDGLIGNEDCGQMSAWYILSAMGIYSVTPGLPEWETTTPYFDEIKIHLEDGTTRTITKNTGKAELKKLGFENIQPSKDLKYAQLTTSPVIVADRIFDFSTKVAITTLNPDDKVYFMTLDDSDANKRKTFIPYKGPFTISKSTQVTAYAERKGEKSSVTVANFNRRPNYWDINILSKVTPQYTANGKLALIDGIRGDVNWRKGEWQGYQGQNFEAVIDFKSPQQITKLSSGYLQDSKAWILMPKKVEYYASMNNKDFFLLKTIDNDIDPKDEKVQIKEFSTEILPTEARYIKVKAYYFGKLPEWHQGAGGDAYIFIDEISAK
- a CDS encoding outer membrane beta-barrel family protein, whose translation is MKKIVLAVMLQLPMLAFSQTLTGKITQSGKTLSYVEVIAVKDQKKHTAISDESGNYSLKVLENGNYNIKLIQDGSEISTIDMLINGDVKQDFSIENKKEKQIEGVTLTARKKLIERKADRLVFNIVNSVASQGMDGAEAMAATPLIKVDDNTGISIAGKSGVTIMINERILNLSGSELVTYLKSLRSENIEKIEVITTPPAKYEAQGNSGLINIVLKKNQNLGWSGSLTTSLQQQTYTGFSNSVTVNYQNEKLRSSIKLRQNKYEKHSYENYRIDGADGLKSSDDRRDFGDGLGANVSVDYLLSSRSNMGFIYDYGFGHSNMDIVNTSDYFQNGNYTNTLLTSAEHRGRSVQQTISAYYDLKFGKQDNKLSITGNYFSNVPKTTIDFMTTENSGDQFTVKSPSMVDYKIYSGQADLTLPYQWAKTEAGVKFTNFDNNSEISYKNFTDGNYITDPEKSNAFKYNEKNYAAYISFEKSFNEKWSAKAGLRYEYATVTGNSLTSGQQSENSYGKFFPTAYVSYKSNESNTFSLTYSKRINRPGFRAINPYRWYININSYFTGNPFLKPSINHNFELSYVYKGKLSASAYFQRTLDGFSQIVNLSGENRISTFANFFNQNSVGLTLNYSDTFFKRWEANYSADLSYMETKVFATDAASRKGNGFDFDFQNNLSLNKSKTIQFVLNYWFRLPSNFEMIHWEYTGNVTSGLKLNLMEKSLQINVLVSDIFKQSRSRGQIFYTTGTHSFNNYYDARRLTVSATYTFGNKKIKGTERNVKFDEKNRAN
- a CDS encoding phage integrase SAM-like domain-containing protein, with the translated sequence MATVTYYLRSKTKNSVIQMQLSVSKSLKMRNATGLQINSIDWSDKTSLPKQNNPENKNLVSDLNDLKNFVLKEYNQDFAAGVLFDSHWLKKKITTFFSRVDIKTDDNIVVNYMRGYNELRQLAKSKKTTDAHYVTLEDKFSRFQKFQKKNYVFSEIDKRVMFEFKNWIMDDLRCMESTSNRILKNFKTILYDARGNGKTIHPQISGLIIEEVPSIKVFLSFEEISRIKKAQIIGEDLLHARDWLLIGCYTGQRVSDLLDMKKTKIFKKTDSDGESFMFIDLIQIKTGKHVSIPIHDEVEHILQKYDGGFPPLFRGSTLNSNATLFNEHIKKVCELSGIHQLMKGRIYNDELKRNEIRETAKYNLVSSHICRRSFATNFYGDKRFTTPQIMAITGHKTETTFLQYIGKTSSDHALNTAKTFREIKNQNRQAL